The Vibrio gallaecicus genome contains a region encoding:
- a CDS encoding HD-GYP domain-containing protein, translating to MASIKITVDRIQPGLHIRLPVKWNEHPFLFNSFKIKDNEQIQMIKHLGIKYVYINLNQSDTQPLPANQESTSTDDVSSEMDLEAERMWQEKQKRIENLSSYRRRVINCEKEFERSLARMRSVMTKIRNRPADAVGEAKVLIDDIVEKLLSDDNVTLHLMNGKSEFEDIYFHSLNVAVIAMMVGKAKNYNAQQLKELSFAALFHDIGKIKIPSAILRKQTPLTGPESNYLKLHTKYGLDIAEAIEDFPISAKNVIAQHHELNDGSGYPEGLKEDQIDELAKVISVANAFDNLCHHNVPSQQKIPYIALSHLYKNCKHLYSNDNLNILIKFMGVFPPGTVVQLSNDMIGLVISVNSKNILFPNVLIYDPNVPRTQAPIIDLGDKEIKIVNAVHPNKLPEKVREYLNPRSRLSYFFDSDD from the coding sequence GTGGCCAGTATCAAAATTACAGTGGATCGTATTCAGCCGGGTTTACATATCCGACTTCCAGTCAAGTGGAATGAGCATCCATTTCTGTTTAACAGTTTTAAGATAAAAGATAATGAACAGATCCAAATGATCAAACATTTGGGGATTAAATATGTTTATATCAATCTAAATCAAAGTGACACTCAACCTCTTCCTGCTAACCAAGAATCAACAAGTACTGACGATGTGTCGAGTGAAATGGATCTTGAAGCTGAAAGAATGTGGCAAGAGAAGCAAAAGCGCATTGAAAACTTAAGTTCATACAGAAGGCGAGTTATCAATTGTGAAAAAGAGTTCGAACGTTCGTTAGCTAGAATGCGATCTGTAATGACGAAGATTCGGAATCGCCCGGCAGATGCTGTTGGAGAAGCGAAAGTTTTAATCGATGATATCGTCGAAAAGCTACTAAGTGATGATAATGTCACTTTGCATTTGATGAATGGGAAAAGTGAGTTTGAAGATATTTACTTCCATTCTTTAAATGTTGCTGTTATTGCCATGATGGTGGGAAAGGCAAAAAACTATAATGCTCAACAATTAAAAGAGCTTTCATTTGCTGCTCTATTTCACGATATTGGTAAAATAAAAATACCTTCAGCTATTTTAAGAAAGCAAACTCCTTTAACTGGACCAGAAAGTAACTACCTTAAGCTACATACTAAGTATGGTTTAGATATTGCGGAGGCGATTGAAGACTTTCCAATTAGTGCCAAGAATGTGATTGCCCAGCACCATGAACTTAATGATGGTTCAGGGTACCCAGAAGGACTAAAAGAAGATCAAATTGATGAACTAGCAAAAGTGATATCAGTAGCGAATGCTTTCGATAATCTATGCCATCACAATGTGCCATCCCAACAAAAAATCCCTTATATTGCACTCTCTCATCTATACAAAAACTGCAAGCATCTATATAGCAACGACAACCTAAATATTTTGATCAAGTTTATGGGTGTTTTTCCCCCGGGTACGGTTGTACAGCTTTCAAATGACATGATTGGTCTTGTCATTTCTGTGAATAGTAAAAACATCCTATTTCCTAATGTTCTAATTTACGACCCTAACGTTCCTCGAACGCAGGCTCCTATCATTGATTTAGGAGATAAAGAAATAAAGATAGTTAATGCCGTTCATCCTAACAAGCTTCCAGAGAAGGTAAGAGAATATCTAAATCCAAGATCTAGACTATCTTACTTTTTCGATAGTGATGACTAA
- a CDS encoding VOC family protein, with amino-acid sequence MLKLTPYLFFSGRCEEALEYYRKCFNGVVLTKQYFRDAPQLIEGGNPDWIMHAELEAFGLKIMMSDGVNAKELQGNNIALSLVVEDSHTQNQLFEYFCDGGRVMMPLNDTFWGARFGKVEDKFGIRWMLHCEELS; translated from the coding sequence ATGCTAAAACTAACCCCTTATTTATTTTTTAGTGGTCGCTGTGAAGAAGCTTTAGAGTATTATCGAAAGTGCTTTAATGGTGTTGTGCTAACCAAGCAATACTTTAGAGATGCGCCACAACTTATTGAAGGGGGCAATCCAGATTGGATCATGCACGCCGAACTAGAGGCGTTTGGTCTCAAAATTATGATGTCTGATGGCGTGAACGCTAAAGAGCTACAAGGGAATAATATAGCTCTTTCACTAGTGGTTGAGGATTCACATACTCAAAATCAACTGTTTGAATATTTTTGCGATGGTGGACGCGTCATGATGCCTTTAAATGACACGTTTTGGGGAGCAAGATTTGGCAAAGTTGAAGATAAATTTGGCATTCGCTGGATGCTACATTGTGAAGAACTTAGCTAA
- a CDS encoding RDD family protein: MTSPNKLPPAGMMRRFSALFYDALIILAVEMMAAGIVIAVLEALLAGGLISYAPYADASDMLSNHPTWSYVYTFYLAAVWVYFFVFFWTRAGQTLGMRAWKLRLQNTDGTAISVTQALIRLATSGFGLSNLAVPFDPKKRAFHDIWAKTEVVVLPKAN; encoded by the coding sequence ATGACATCACCAAACAAATTACCACCAGCCGGCATGATGAGAAGGTTTAGTGCACTCTTTTACGATGCATTAATCATTCTTGCTGTAGAGATGATGGCTGCAGGTATTGTGATTGCGGTATTAGAAGCTTTATTAGCAGGCGGGTTAATCTCTTACGCTCCATATGCAGATGCAAGTGATATGCTTTCTAACCACCCAACCTGGAGCTATGTCTATACCTTTTATCTAGCCGCTGTTTGGGTTTATTTCTTCGTATTCTTCTGGACTCGAGCTGGTCAAACATTAGGAATGAGAGCTTGGAAGTTACGCCTGCAAAATACAGATGGGACAGCCATTTCCGTAACACAGGCATTAATTAGGCTAGCAACATCAGGGTTTGGATTATCGAACCTAGCCGTGCCATTTGATCCAAAGAAACGTGCCTTTCACGATATATGGGCAAAGACAGAAGTCGTTGTTCTTCCAAAGGCTAACTAG
- the lptG gene encoding LPS export ABC transporter permease LptG gives MFKILDLYIGRTIIATTSLVLVTFVGLSGIIKYVEQLRKVGRGTYDLLQALYFVLLSIPRDIEMFFPMAALLGALIGLGMLAASSELVVMQAAGFSKLDIGMSVLKTAVPLMVIVMLLGQWGAPQAQKMARDLRAMSISGGSIVSTRSGVWARDANDFIFIAEIDGEQLHGVNMWRFDKDKNLKTSLFAESAEYNGDNTWLMSGVQSTSFESEVEISKIVSPDYLWKTSLAPDKLAVVTVKPEELSLSGLYDYVKYLKASEQDSSRYELAFWRKVTQPISIAVMMLMALSFIFGPLRSVTMGARILSGVIAGFTFYISSEFFGPVSLVYQIPPAFGALAPSFVFFFVAVMLLRRKL, from the coding sequence GTGTTTAAGATTCTTGATTTATATATAGGTCGAACCATCATTGCGACAACGTCTTTGGTATTAGTGACGTTTGTTGGTTTGTCTGGAATCATCAAATATGTGGAGCAGCTACGTAAGGTAGGGCGGGGTACATACGATTTACTCCAAGCGCTTTATTTTGTGCTTTTGAGTATTCCACGTGATATTGAAATGTTCTTCCCTATGGCGGCTTTGTTAGGTGCTCTTATTGGATTAGGGATGTTAGCGGCAAGCTCTGAACTTGTTGTTATGCAGGCGGCTGGTTTTTCTAAGCTGGATATTGGTATGTCAGTATTGAAAACAGCCGTACCACTGATGGTTATTGTTATGCTGTTAGGGCAGTGGGGTGCGCCACAAGCTCAAAAAATGGCTCGTGATTTAAGAGCTATGTCCATTTCTGGAGGTAGCATTGTTTCTACACGAAGTGGTGTGTGGGCAAGAGATGCGAATGACTTTATTTTTATCGCTGAAATAGATGGTGAACAGCTACATGGGGTAAATATGTGGCGGTTTGATAAAGATAAAAATTTAAAAACGAGCCTTTTTGCCGAGTCTGCTGAATACAACGGTGATAACACTTGGCTGATGTCTGGTGTGCAGTCAACTTCTTTTGAAAGTGAAGTTGAAATCTCGAAAATTGTTTCACCAGATTATTTATGGAAAACATCGCTGGCACCGGACAAATTGGCGGTTGTTACTGTGAAGCCAGAAGAGCTATCGCTTAGTGGGCTTTATGATTACGTAAAATATTTGAAAGCTTCAGAACAAGATTCATCTCGTTATGAGTTGGCTTTCTGGCGTAAAGTTACACAGCCAATCTCTATTGCTGTAATGATGCTGATGGCGTTATCTTTTATCTTTGGTCCCTTAAGAAGTGTTACTATGGGGGCAAGGATATTATCTGGGGTAATTGCGGGCTTCACTTTTTATATCTCAAGTGAGTTTTTCGGCCCAGTAAGTTTGGTTTATCAGATACCCCCTGCATTTGGTGCATTAGCACCTAGCTTTGTATTTTTCTTCGTAGCTGTGATGTTGCTGAGGCGAAAACTTTAA
- the lptF gene encoding LPS export ABC transporter permease LptF produces MIIVRYLIRETLKSQFAIFFVLFLVFLSQKFISVLADASDGDIPASLILSIVGLNMPAMGLLMLPLSIYIGILLTFGRLYAESEIVVMNATGIGNKFLIQAALYLAIITASVAAFNSLWLSPWAQDREAQLIEQLAAENNVDLLKTGSFEQTPDGSSVVFIDSIKDSKLSNVFIAQILPRDSILPSVMLSKSGDVKELNDGRQVITMYEGTRYEGVPTRVDYMVTHFEEYEGLIGQRDVERKGRDWEAIPTLDLLTHPDNKAKAELQWRISLVLCIPLLTMLVVPLSAVNPRQGRFAKMGPAILIYLTYFLAISATKSSIEDGSIPAVIGMWPINALLLVVAVAANFMDSVPVRRVKEKLRKKRLA; encoded by the coding sequence GTGATTATTGTTAGATATTTGATCCGCGAGACACTCAAGAGCCAATTTGCGATATTTTTCGTTCTTTTTCTCGTATTTTTAAGCCAAAAGTTTATCAGCGTTTTAGCTGACGCTTCTGATGGTGATATACCCGCAAGTCTAATTTTATCCATTGTTGGTTTGAACATGCCTGCAATGGGGTTACTCATGCTTCCATTGAGTATTTACATCGGAATATTGCTTACTTTTGGTCGTCTTTACGCTGAAAGTGAAATTGTCGTGATGAATGCAACGGGAATTGGAAACAAGTTTCTGATTCAAGCGGCGTTGTATCTTGCGATTATTACCGCGAGCGTAGCTGCATTTAACTCACTCTGGTTATCACCTTGGGCTCAAGATCGCGAAGCGCAACTAATTGAGCAACTGGCAGCTGAAAATAATGTAGACCTACTGAAGACTGGCAGTTTCGAGCAAACACCAGACGGCTCTTCAGTTGTATTTATTGATTCGATAAAAGACAGCAAGCTTTCAAATGTGTTCATTGCACAAATTCTTCCTCGAGATTCAATATTGCCGAGCGTAATGCTTTCCAAATCTGGTGATGTAAAAGAGCTGAATGATGGGCGCCAAGTGATCACCATGTATGAAGGTACTCGATATGAGGGTGTGCCGACTCGTGTAGATTATATGGTGACGCACTTTGAAGAGTACGAAGGATTAATTGGTCAAAGAGATGTAGAAAGGAAAGGACGAGATTGGGAAGCAATTCCAACCTTAGATCTGCTTACTCACCCAGACAACAAAGCAAAAGCTGAGCTTCAATGGCGAATCTCCTTAGTGCTGTGTATCCCATTATTAACGATGCTTGTTGTACCTCTTTCGGCTGTTAACCCTCGTCAAGGGCGTTTTGCGAAAATGGGACCTGCAATTCTTATTTATCTCACTTACTTCTTGGCGATCAGTGCAACAAAATCTTCAATTGAAGACGGGAGTATTCCTGCAGTTATAGGTATGTGGCCGATTAATGCATTACTTCTTGTTGTTGCAGTAGCGGCAAACTTTATGGATAGCGTGCCAGTAAGGCGAGTTAAAGAAAAACTTAGAAAGAAGAGGCTTGCTTAA
- the pepA gene encoding leucyl aminopeptidase, whose product MEFSVKSGSPEKQRSACIVVGVFEPRRLSPVAEQLDKISDGYISSLLRRGDLEGKPGQMLLLHQVPGVLSERVLLVGCGKERELGERQYKEIIQKTISTLNETGSMEAVCFLTELHVKGRDTYWKVRQAVEATKDGLYTFDQFKSNKPETRRPLRKLVFNVPTRRELSLGEKAIAHGLAISSGVKASKDLGNMPPNIANPAYLASQARRLADDFETVTTKIVGEEEMEKLGMTSYLAVGRGSKNESLMSIMEYKGAADPSAKPIVLIGKGLTFDSGGISLKPGEAMDEMKYDMCGAASVFGTMKALAKLNLPINVVGILAGCENMPGSNAYRPGDILTTMSGQTVEVLNTDAEGRLVLCDALTYVERFEPECVVDVATLTGACVMALGHHISAVLSNHNPLSHELVNASEQASDRAWRLPMTDEYHEQLASPFADMANIGGRPGGTITAGCFLSKFAKKYHWAHIDSAGTAWKSGKAKGSTGRPVSLLVQFLLNRSGQETEEQSSK is encoded by the coding sequence ATGGAGTTCAGTGTAAAAAGTGGCAGCCCAGAGAAACAACGTAGCGCATGTATCGTAGTTGGAGTATTTGAACCACGCCGCCTTTCTCCAGTAGCTGAGCAGCTAGATAAAATTAGCGATGGCTACATTAGTTCACTACTTCGCCGTGGTGATCTAGAAGGAAAACCTGGCCAGATGCTACTACTGCATCAAGTACCTGGTGTTCTATCAGAACGAGTTTTACTTGTTGGTTGTGGTAAAGAACGTGAACTTGGCGAGCGCCAATACAAAGAAATCATTCAAAAAACCATCAGCACTCTGAATGAAACCGGATCTATGGAAGCAGTTTGTTTCCTAACAGAATTGCATGTTAAAGGCCGTGACACGTACTGGAAAGTACGCCAAGCAGTAGAAGCGACTAAAGATGGTCTATACACATTCGACCAATTCAAGAGCAACAAGCCTGAAACTCGTCGTCCACTTCGTAAATTGGTATTCAACGTACCAACTCGTCGTGAATTGAGCCTTGGTGAAAAAGCTATTGCACACGGCTTAGCTATTTCTTCTGGTGTTAAAGCATCGAAAGATCTTGGTAACATGCCACCGAACATTGCAAACCCAGCATACCTAGCTTCTCAAGCTCGTCGCCTAGCGGATGACTTCGAAACTGTTACAACTAAAATTGTTGGTGAAGAAGAGATGGAAAAACTGGGTATGACTTCATACCTAGCTGTAGGTCGTGGTTCTAAGAACGAATCACTAATGTCTATCATGGAATACAAAGGTGCTGCAGACCCAAGTGCAAAACCAATTGTACTGATAGGTAAAGGTCTTACTTTTGATTCAGGCGGTATTTCACTAAAACCAGGCGAAGCCATGGATGAAATGAAATATGACATGTGTGGTGCAGCGTCTGTATTCGGCACAATGAAAGCATTAGCAAAACTGAACCTACCGATTAACGTCGTGGGTATTCTTGCTGGTTGTGAAAACATGCCAGGCAGCAATGCTTACCGTCCAGGTGATATTCTAACGACAATGTCAGGTCAGACTGTTGAAGTATTAAACACCGATGCTGAAGGTCGTTTAGTATTGTGTGATGCACTGACTTATGTAGAGCGTTTTGAACCAGAATGTGTTGTTGATGTAGCAACACTAACAGGTGCATGTGTAATGGCACTTGGTCACCACATCAGTGCTGTTCTATCGAACCATAACCCACTTTCTCATGAGCTAGTGAACGCATCTGAGCAAGCAAGCGACCGTGCATGGCGCCTACCAATGACTGACGAGTACCATGAGCAGCTTGCTAGTCCATTTGCAGACATGGCTAACATCGGTGGTCGTCCAGGCGGTACTATCACCGCTGGTTGTTTCTTATCTAAATTTGCTAAGAAATACCACTGGGCACATATTGATAGTGCGGGTACAGCATGGAAATCAGGTAAAGCGAAAGGCTCTACCGGACGTCCAGTATCACTTCTTGTCCAATTCTTACTAAATAGAAGCGGCCAAGAAACAGAAGAGCAATCTTCAAAGTAG
- a CDS encoding DNA polymerase III subunit chi, whose translation MSNATFYIVSPESPQAHNKGFAEYIIFLTGYFAKQGAKVYLNCNDKAHAEAIAEYFWQVEPEHFIAHNLVGEGPKYSTSVEIGHDGVKPNWNRQLVINLADNHTTFANAFTQVVDFVPCEEKAKQQARERYKIYRQAGYQLQTIEIQHP comes from the coding sequence ATGTCCAATGCAACGTTTTACATTGTAAGTCCTGAATCACCGCAAGCTCATAATAAAGGCTTTGCCGAATACATCATTTTTCTAACGGGGTATTTCGCTAAGCAAGGCGCTAAGGTTTATCTTAACTGCAATGACAAAGCACATGCAGAAGCAATTGCTGAATACTTTTGGCAAGTTGAGCCTGAACACTTCATTGCTCACAACCTTGTTGGTGAGGGTCCTAAGTACTCAACTAGCGTTGAAATTGGGCACGATGGAGTAAAACCAAATTGGAACCGTCAATTGGTGATAAATTTGGCGGATAATCACACAACCTTTGCGAACGCCTTTACTCAGGTGGTAGACTTCGTTCCTTGCGAAGAAAAAGCTAAGCAACAAGCTCGAGAAAGGTATAAAATTTACCGTCAGGCTGGATATCAGCTACAAACTATCGAGATTCAACATCCATAG
- a CDS encoding valine--tRNA ligase, with protein MEKTYNPTSIEQALYQTWEEKGYFKPHGDTSKEAYSIMIPPPNVTGSLHMGHAFQDTIMDTLIRAQRMKGKNTLWQVGTDHAGIATQMVVERKIAAEEGKTKHDYGREAFIDKIWEWKGESGGTITQQLRRLGASVDWDRERFTMDDGLSAATQEVFVRLYEEDLIYRGKRLVNWDPKLHTAISDLEVENKDKKGFMWHFRYPLANGVKTADGKDYIVVATTRPETMLGDTGVAVNPEDPRYKDLIGKEILLPIVNRLIPIVGDEHADMDKGTGCVKITPAHDFNDYEVGKRHSLPMINILTFNGDIRDAAEIFTTNGEESDVYSTDLPAKYQGMERFAARRATVAEFEELGLLEEIKDHDLTVPYGDRGGVVIEPMLTDQWYVRTAPLAEPAVKAVEDGQIQFVPKQYENMYFAWMRDVQDWCISRQLWWGHRIPAWYDNDGKVYVGRTEEEVREKNNLSPVIVLKQDDDVLDTWFSSALWTFGTQGWPEDTDALKTFHPSEVLVSGFDIIFFWVARMIMMTMHFVKDEDGKAQVPFKTVYMTGLIRDENGDKMSKSKGNVLDPIDMIDGIGLEELVEKRCGNMMQPKLAAKIEKATRKTFEDGIEPYGTDALRFTLAAMASTGRDINWDMKRLEGYRNFCNKLWNASRYVLMNTEEHDCGMSLSALDRANMEFSLADKWIESQFEVAAKEFNAHLDNYRLDMAANTLYEFIWNQFCDWYLELTKPVLWKGTEAQQQATRYTLITVLEKTLRLAHPVLPYITESIWQSVKPLVDGVEGETIMTQALPQFNEDNFNAEIVEDIEWVKTFITAIRNLRAEYDIAPSQGLEVMIKVADEKDAARIEANKIVLTSLAKLDDIKVLADGEATPACATKLVGKSELMIPMAGLIDKDAELARLDKEVAKTHGEIKRIEGKLGNEGFVAKAPEAVIAKEREKLEGYQETLVKLEEQKATIVAL; from the coding sequence ATGGAAAAGACATATAACCCAACATCAATCGAACAAGCTCTATATCAGACTTGGGAAGAGAAAGGCTACTTTAAGCCACACGGTGACACATCAAAAGAAGCTTACAGCATCATGATCCCGCCACCGAACGTCACTGGTAGCCTACACATGGGTCACGCGTTCCAAGATACGATCATGGACACGCTTATCCGTGCTCAACGTATGAAAGGCAAAAACACACTTTGGCAAGTGGGTACTGACCACGCAGGTATCGCAACTCAGATGGTTGTAGAGCGTAAGATCGCAGCTGAAGAAGGCAAAACAAAACACGACTACGGCCGTGAAGCTTTCATTGACAAGATCTGGGAATGGAAAGGCGAATCTGGTGGCACGATCACTCAGCAACTTCGTCGTCTTGGTGCATCTGTAGATTGGGATCGTGAGCGATTCACTATGGATGACGGCTTATCAGCCGCAACTCAAGAAGTGTTTGTTCGTCTATACGAAGAAGACCTAATCTACCGTGGCAAACGCCTAGTAAACTGGGATCCTAAACTGCACACTGCAATTTCTGATCTTGAAGTTGAAAACAAAGACAAAAAAGGTTTCATGTGGCACTTCCGCTACCCGCTAGCTAATGGTGTTAAAACGGCTGATGGTAAAGACTACATCGTAGTTGCAACTACTCGTCCAGAAACCATGCTTGGTGATACAGGCGTTGCTGTTAACCCAGAAGATCCACGTTACAAAGATCTTATCGGTAAAGAAATCCTACTTCCTATCGTTAATCGTCTTATCCCTATCGTAGGCGATGAGCACGCAGACATGGATAAAGGTACGGGTTGTGTGAAAATCACTCCAGCTCATGACTTTAACGATTACGAAGTAGGCAAGCGCCATAGCCTACCAATGATCAACATCCTAACGTTCAACGGTGATATCCGTGATGCGGCTGAAATCTTCACAACGAACGGTGAAGAAAGCGATGTGTACTCAACAGATCTTCCAGCTAAATACCAAGGCATGGAGCGCTTTGCAGCTCGTCGTGCAACGGTTGCTGAATTTGAAGAGCTAGGTCTACTTGAAGAAATCAAAGATCACGACCTAACCGTTCCTTACGGTGACCGTGGTGGCGTGGTTATCGAACCAATGCTGACTGACCAATGGTACGTACGTACAGCACCGCTTGCAGAACCTGCAGTTAAAGCGGTTGAAGATGGTCAAATTCAGTTCGTACCTAAGCAATACGAAAACATGTACTTCGCGTGGATGCGTGACGTACAAGATTGGTGTATCTCTCGTCAACTTTGGTGGGGCCACCGCATCCCAGCATGGTACGACAACGATGGTAAAGTTTACGTTGGTCGTACTGAAGAAGAAGTTCGTGAAAAGAACAACCTTTCTCCGGTTATTGTTCTTAAGCAAGATGACGATGTATTAGATACATGGTTCTCTTCTGCACTTTGGACGTTCGGCACACAAGGCTGGCCTGAAGATACAGATGCATTGAAAACATTCCACCCATCAGAAGTACTAGTATCTGGTTTTGATATTATTTTCTTCTGGGTTGCTCGTATGATCATGATGACCATGCACTTCGTGAAAGACGAAGATGGCAAGGCTCAAGTACCTTTCAAAACGGTTTACATGACGGGTCTTATCCGTGATGAAAACGGCGACAAGATGTCTAAGTCTAAGGGTAACGTACTTGACCCTATCGATATGATTGACGGCATTGGTCTTGAAGAACTAGTAGAAAAACGTTGTGGCAACATGATGCAACCAAAACTGGCTGCTAAGATCGAAAAAGCTACGCGTAAAACTTTCGAAGATGGTATCGAACCATACGGTACTGATGCACTGCGTTTCACTCTTGCTGCTATGGCTTCAACTGGTCGTGACATCAACTGGGACATGAAACGTCTTGAAGGTTACCGTAACTTCTGTAACAAGCTATGGAACGCGAGCCGTTACGTACTGATGAATACAGAAGAGCACGATTGTGGCATGTCACTGTCTGCTCTAGACCGTGCAAATATGGAATTCTCTCTAGCAGACAAGTGGATTGAATCTCAATTTGAAGTTGCAGCGAAAGAGTTTAATGCTCACCTAGACAACTACCGTCTAGACATGGCTGCAAACACGCTTTACGAATTCATCTGGAACCAATTCTGTGACTGGTACCTAGAGCTAACTAAGCCTGTTCTTTGGAAAGGCACTGAAGCTCAACAACAGGCGACTCGTTACACGCTTATCACGGTTCTAGAGAAGACTCTGCGTCTTGCTCACCCGGTTCTTCCTTACATCACTGAATCTATCTGGCAGAGCGTTAAGCCGCTAGTAGACGGCGTTGAAGGCGAGACAATCATGACTCAAGCGCTTCCTCAGTTTAATGAAGATAACTTCAATGCAGAGATCGTAGAAGACATCGAATGGGTTAAGACTTTCATCACAGCTATCCGTAACCTACGTGCGGAATACGACATTGCACCAAGCCAAGGCTTAGAAGTAATGATCAAAGTCGCTGATGAGAAAGATGCAGCTCGTATCGAAGCAAATAAGATCGTTCTTACTTCTCTAGCTAAGCTAGACGATATTAAAGTTCTAGCAGACGGCGAAGCGACTCCAGCTTGTGCAACTAAGCTTGTTGGCAAATCTGAGCTGATGATCCCAATGGCGGGTCTTATCGACAAAGATGCTGAGCTTGCTCGTCTAGATAAAGAAGTAGCGAAGACTCACGGTGAGATTAAGCGTATCGAAGGTAAGCTAGGTAACGAAGGTTTTGTTGCTAAAGCACCAGAAGCGGTTATCGCGAAAGAGCGTGAAAAGCTTGAAGGTTACCAAGAGACTCTTGTCAAACTTGAAGAGCAAAAAGCGACCATCGTTGCTTTATAA
- a CDS encoding M48 family metallopeptidase translates to MISGVAHPPRSSERCEAILDTSQSDKLILNVDGSIVSAYFERVEIMRGVGSAPTKLKFPDGWQFITDASDELDTYLQSRGKHNFIGKLEKNITTILVSSVVLILLTISMFTHGIPWLTHQIVTYLPDSVPKLVENQVLESLDDQFFESSTLSEEQQHHIRQRFENQLRKLNIEGDVQLVFRSSELGANAFALSAGTIIVLDDLVRLTETDEQLDSILLHELGHVQHQHVMKILVRSSLLSVSVAVLTGESSGIIDNLTGLGVFIANNGQSQDAEREADAFASDSMIELHGSNQAMIEMFELLGKGSEGYAELPTWLSTHPELDERVELLRAAH, encoded by the coding sequence ATGATATCAGGTGTTGCGCACCCGCCTCGTAGCTCTGAACGTTGCGAGGCAATTTTAGATACCTCTCAGTCTGATAAATTGATCTTGAATGTGGATGGCTCTATTGTCTCGGCATATTTTGAGCGTGTTGAAATTATGCGGGGCGTTGGTTCCGCTCCAACAAAGCTAAAGTTTCCAGATGGGTGGCAATTTATCACGGATGCAAGTGATGAGCTGGATACCTATTTACAGAGTAGAGGTAAACATAATTTCATAGGGAAATTAGAGAAAAACATCACGACTATTTTAGTCAGCAGTGTTGTTCTTATCTTACTGACTATCTCTATGTTTACTCATGGGATCCCGTGGTTAACTCATCAAATAGTCACTTATTTACCTGATTCGGTACCTAAACTGGTTGAAAATCAGGTCTTAGAGTCTTTAGATGACCAATTCTTTGAGAGTTCTACTCTTTCTGAGGAACAACAGCATCATATTCGACAGCGCTTTGAAAATCAGTTACGAAAACTGAATATCGAGGGCGATGTGCAGTTGGTCTTTCGTTCTTCAGAACTTGGCGCCAATGCTTTTGCGCTGAGTGCTGGAACAATCATTGTATTAGATGACTTAGTTCGGTTGACTGAAACTGATGAACAATTAGACAGTATCCTGTTGCATGAATTAGGGCATGTTCAACACCAGCATGTAATGAAGATATTGGTTCGATCTAGTCTTCTTTCAGTATCAGTTGCTGTGCTGACAGGTGAGAGCTCTGGGATCATTGATAACCTCACAGGTCTTGGTGTGTTTATTGCGAACAATGGTCAATCTCAAGATGCAGAGCGAGAAGCGGATGCCTTTGCTTCTGATTCAATGATTGAGCTGCATGGTTCTAATCAGGCTATGATTGAGATGTTTGAATTACTAGGAAAGGGTTCTGAAGGATATGCTGAACTGCCTACATGGCTCAGTACTCACCCTGAATTAGATGAGCGAGTTGAGTTATTAAGAGCTGCGCACTAA